The Echeneis naucrates chromosome 23, fEcheNa1.1, whole genome shotgun sequence genome has a segment encoding these proteins:
- the LOC115036830 gene encoding transmembrane protein 60-like — protein sequence MSLAQRVLLTWVFTLVFLIMLVLKLDGKVQWSWFLIFLPVWVFDGILILMLAIKMAGRCKPGYDPRNGSPDLRLRAWYLTAMLLKLGFCLTLCAKLEKLAEVHLTFVCIPLWTMLLGALVELGLNIFPERREA from the exons ATGTCTCTGGCTCAGAGGGTTTTGTTAACCTGGGTCTTCACCCTGGTATTCCTCATCATGCTAGTGCTTAAACTGGATGGGAAG GTGCAGTGGAGTTggttcctcatcttcctccctgTCTGGGTATTTGATGGCATCCTCATCTTAATGCTTGCCATAAAGATGGCAGGCAGGTGCAAGCCCGGATATGACCCACGCAACGGATCTCCAGATCTGCGCCTGCGTGCCTGGTACCTGACGGCCATGCTGCTCAAACTGGGCTTCTGCCTGACATTGTGTGCCAAGCTGGAGAAACTGGCTGAAGTCCACCTCACATTTGTATGCATCCCACTGTGGACCATGTTACTGGGAGCGCTGGTGGAACTGGGGCTGAATATCTTCCCTGAGAGGAGAGAGGCCTGA